The sequence below is a genomic window from Hemitrygon akajei chromosome 2, sHemAka1.3, whole genome shotgun sequence.
GGTCCACTGAGATAGTGGCATTcaggaatttaaatttactgaTGCTCTCCACCTATGATCCTTCAATGAGGTCTGCCTCATGGACCtcttgtttccctctcctgaagtctacaatcaattccttggtctttgttctactgtgaatgcctacaagaaaataaatctcaaggtagtatatgctgacaaatacatactttgctaataaagttaccttgaactttgacgaagttgactgagtctacaaccttctgaagcctctttcaatctTTCAATCCTGCATGTTGTCGAGTCTATGCAGGCCATCAGCCACACATAATCTTGATTTTCAGAGTTAAGGGGAAAGTTCATAGAGTCATATTcatggagttatacagcatgggaataggccatttggcccatctgatccttgcttacCAAGCTGCGTATCTGAGCTAGtaccatatccttctaaacattTGCATTTCGATAGAGTCACATTTCCAACCAGATCTTAAacaggagaaattctgcagatgctggaaattcgagcaacacacacaaagtgctggagggactcagcaggccaggcagcgtctgtggaaaaaagtacagttgatgttcgACCCAAAGCattaactgtactttttttccatagatgctgcctggcctgctgggttccttcagcattttgtgtgtgttgcttgaaccaGAGCTTTCACGGTGAATTCATTAAGAAGagactgttcaaagttcaaagtaaatttattaccaaactacacatatgtcaccttatacaaccctgagattcatttttattTTGGACATTCACTGTTAATACTAAGAAACACAATCGAATCAATGATTAATtataaaagcaataaatatcgagaacatgagatgaggagtccctGAAACTGAGTCCTTCAgtttgggaacagttcaatgatggggcgactAAAGTTGAGTCAAGTTATTGCTCTGGTTAGCAGCGAGGAGAGAGTATAGTGCGATTCTGGAGAATCAGATTTGGATACGGTTTCAGTGAAAATTGTAGAGTGTTGGAGAAAGAACAGCAATTACATTCAGACGTGAGATCTGTGATTATCTAATGAAGCAAGCTGCTACGTCACAGCCGTTGCAGCAACAAGATTTGTTGCAACCATCCATTTGAAACTTCCGCTCTGAATAATAATGTCTTGCTTCAGTTGGTGCCGGAGGGTAGAGAAATTGTACCTTCTGTTCTTCTCCCGGCTTAGCACTAATACTTTGTCATATCCGCCCAGATCCGATCTCTTACACAAGTCCCAGCAGGTTAGCAGGTTTTTCATCATTCAGCGTTAACACCCACCCTCTTCCTCTACTACAGTTATAAATATGGAAGAAGATGTCCCTGGAGGCAGAGCCACTACAGCAATCTTCAGCCAAGATGATTCTGAACTTGCAGAATGAAGCCTTTTGTTCTTACGTTTTCTACTCCGTGCTCCTGCTCCTGAAGATGTTCGCCGTGGCGATACTCACGGGGCAGCTCAGGCTTCGCAAAAAGGTAATAACTCTTTGTAACGGGAATGTTTTCGCGCCTAAATATTATCCCTGGTGTCAGTCATGAGTGGTTAAACGTTCTGGTCCCGGTGATTTTGCTAGGATCTAATTTCCGGTGCAGGCGGCTAGGCGAGAACTGAGGTGTGCACCGAGTGCTGCCTAGCACGGCCGAATTTCTAGCCCCTTAGATCCAGCATGTCAGTGAtgcatcatccctctccctttcccatcctgatgaggggactcagcccaaaacatagacAGTTTATTCATATCCATGGACgccgcctgaactgctgagttcctccagcattttgtgtgcgttactttgGATTTCAGGCATCTGCAAAATCGCATTTGTTCCTGAATTGAAATATCCCCAGCCTCATCTAAGCTACAATTTAACTCCCGTGGTGCCTAGCAGTCCCAGAACATCTCTCTCCATGGGCGCTCGGGCACGAATTGCTAACCCTTTAGTTCCTGCACGTCAGAAATTCGTAAGTTCGTGCCCCAGGCAAGAGCGCCGGGCATCCATCGTCAGGGGCAGCACCCAGCTGAGAGAGACCTCCATCGTCAGTGTTGCCTCCTGTTAGGTGGGTCTCTCGGTGAGCCGTACTAGGACAGAACAGATTCCTCAGTGTCTTGGCCGGTGCTGGGCCCTGGTCACTGGTTCGACGCTGACTTACTTTCTAATTATTTGTCTTATTTGATTTAGAGAAACATatagaacaggctcttccagcccaacgaaCCACACCAGCCAGCATCCCAGTGATATAACACCAGCCTAATCGCAGGGCAATTTACTAACCGCTACGCACTGGATTGTGCGAGGAAATCAGGGCACCCAGACAACCCTACatggggagactgtacgaacgtCTTGCGGACGGCGTCACAGTTACACCAAACTTTGGAACGTCATACCCTCAATATTGCTCCTGCCAAAGGGCGGCCTACCCTCAGAACTGCCTCTCCCACAGGGCGGTGTGCCCATAGAACTGCCTCTCCCACAGGGTGACGTACCCTCAGTAATGCCCCTCCCATAGGGTGATGTACCCTCAGTACTGCCTCTCCCACAGGATGATGtaccctcagtactgcccctgtTACAGAGCAGCGCACCAATGGTAACCCCTCTCCCAGTGGctatccctcagtactgccctctCTGTGGCACTTCTTCGGTCTGCCCCTCTCACAGTAACACTCATTCAGTACTTCTCCTGCGGTGCGGCCCTCCCACACTGCTGCCCCTCTTGCAAGGAAGTGCACCCACCCCTGAAATGGGTTGTTCTTGCTGTAAATTTTTATGGTGGGAGGGAGACCAACATAAGGTGCATTACCCCCATGTACTGAGCCAGAAAAGAGACAGGAGGTATACCCACTAAATTCCACCTAAAAATTGAAATAATATGAAAAACtctaatgcttttcagaaagtcaaatacACGTTTATATATATTACAATAGGGGTGACCTCCTAACAAACCTTCCATGTTAAATTGTGTCTgtcccaaagatctcaatttCACAATTAGGTGTTTCCTTTGTACCTCATAGGAACTGCATTCAAACAATGTATGCTGTTTCTTGACAAGTGCGTTGCCTGAAAATGCCCGTATCATGCACATTAATGAACACTTCAACTGGGTGGTTACTGTTATTTGCGGTTAATGTTTGTTGAAACTGTCCACTCGGTGTCCTCGCTGTGACTTGATTCCTGGATCTCAGCACTGCTCCAACTGTGTTGACCTCCAGAagtggagaggagagaggggtcaGTTACCTTTggaagggcacagcctcatatcTGACCGAATTATCCCCACTCTCTCCCGCAGGCTTTTGCCAATCCCGAAGACTCCTTGAGACACGGAGGCTTGAAGTTCTGCCGGACCGATGCAAACGTGGAGCGCTGTCGGAGGTGAGGTGCGAGGGCGTGGTGGCCGTGGTAGTGTGCTTAATGCTCTGACACTGCTTTGAAGTTTGCCAGCTTGGGCCTCTACATAGCTCCAGAACTAGTTCAGCTGTCACCCAGCAGTTCAAGGGCAATGCTAATGGCGTTATTCCAGTGTTCCCCAGGGGAACTAATGAACACAGTGGCAGGATGTGTCCACACACTTCCGACCTTGTGTTCTGCTGTGTTTCACCCGAGACTAGAGTAATACTTtaaacttttcattcccagatatagagtcatggaaaactacagcagagaaacaggaccttcagcccatttagtctacactgaaccactttaaatgcatgctcACATTGACCCACACCCCTaccatcaatgtacctatccaaacatttcataaatgttgaaatcgaaagtGCTTCCAcaacttgtgttggcagctcattccagactccCACGACCCTCTGAGCAAGTAAGTTCAGAGGGTCGGGAGTGTGatcttccccttaaatatttcacctttcacccttaactcatgatcccacccaacttcagtgaaaaaagcctgcttgcatttaccctgtctatacccctcataattttgtaaacctcggtcagatctcccctcactgTTCTACGTTACgggaaataaagttctaacctattcaatttttttcttataactcagttcctcattGGAAAATTTTGCTGTACTctatcaatcttatttacatctttcctataggtagatgtccaaaacttcacacagtactccaaattaggcctcagcaatgtcttatataacttcagtTGTATCAGAAGTTGTGGACTGTGGAGCTTTTGATGTCTCTGGACCTGTGCTTCATAGAGATCAGAAAGAGTAGGGGAGGGTGGGGTGTGTCATTGAATCCTACTGGAATCTCAAGGTTTGAAATAGAACTGGACAGGGAGAGGATGAACATTGGaggttttgcagatgctgaaaatcctgagcaaagtgctggaggaactcaactaatcagggagcatctatggaaaggaattgaCAGCTAAGAACCTTCATCGAATCCATAGAGGGCGTTTTTCCTTTGGTGCAAGAGACTAGGATCTGATGGCACAGTATCAAAATAAAGGGAGATGAGGAAATTCTTcaaccagatggtggtgaatctgtggaattctttgctgcagAAGGCTATGAAGGCGAAattgttgagtgtatttaaggcagacattgacaGGTTCTTGCTTAGAAACTGGGTTAATGGatactgggagaagacaggagaatagtgttgaaaagcttgtcaaatattgaaaggcctatgtagagtgcatgtggagaaaagtttcctatagtgcaagagtccaggaccagaggcacagcctcagaatacaacatCTTTTTAAAACCAGATATTAGCAGGAGATTTTTagccatatagaaacatagaaacatagaaaataggtgcagacccttcgagcctgcaccgccattcagtatgatcatggctgatcatccaactcaaaaccctgtacctgctttctctccataccccctgatccctttagccacaagggccatatctaacttcctcttaaatatagccaatgaaccggcctcaactgtttcctgtggcagagaattccacagtttcaccactctctgtgtgaagaagtttttcctcatctcggtcctaaaaggcttcccctttatccttaaactgtgaccccttgttctggacttccccaacatcggaaacaatcttcctgcatctagcctgtccaatcgctttagaattttatacgtttcaataagatcccccctcaatcttctaaattccagtgagtataagcctagtcgatccagtctttcttcatatgaaagtcctgacatcccaggaatcaatctggtgaaccttctctgtactccctctatggcaagaatgtctttcctcagattaggggaccaaaactgcacacaatatcctaggtgcggtctcaccaaggccttgtacaactgcagcagaacctccctgctcctgtactcaaatccttttgctatgaatgccaacataccatttgcctttttcaccacctgctgtacctgtatgcccaccttcaataactggtgtacaatgacacccaggtctcgttgcatctccccttttcctaatcggccaccgttcagataataatctgttttcctgttcttgcaaccaaagtggataacttcacatttatccacattaaattgcatctgccaagaatttgcccactcaactaacctatccaagtcaccctgcatccttttagcatcctcctcacagctaacaccaccgcccagcttcttgtcatccacaaacttggagatgctgcatttaattccctcgtctaaatcattaatatatattgtaaacaactggggtcccagcactgagccttgcggtaccccactagtcactgcctgccattctgaaaaggtcccgtttactcccactctttgcttcctgtctgccaaccaattctctatccacgtcaataccataccccgaatactgtgtgctttaagtttgcacactaatctcctgtgtgggaccttgtcaaaagccttttgaaaatctaaatataccacatccactggctctcccctatccactctactagttgcatcttcaaaaaattctattagattcgtcagacatgactttcctttcacaagtccatactgactttgtccgatgatttcacctctttccaaatgaaaatgaaatgaaatatggTTGTGAATCTGTTaaattaattgccacaggtggctgtggaggccatcataaggtatatttaaagcagaagttgataggttcttggttgaagtttatggggagaagacaggagaatggggttgatagagaatataaatcatccatgataaatcagcaaacttgaagggctgaatggcctaatttgctgctatatcttatgatcttatggtttaATTCATACTGACACATTCCCTTCTTGCCAGGGCCTTGGAACAAGTACCCTAACCTCTCTGATGACTAACTCACCCATTTGTAATTCCCACAGAGCTCACCGTAATGACATGGAGTGCATCTACCCGTTCCTTTTCCTGGGTGTCATGTACTGCCTGTTGGAACCCAGCCCATCCATTGCGAGGATCCACTTCCGCATTTTCTTCCTGGCCAGGGCGGTCCACAGTGTGGCCTACCTGTTCGCCCTGAAGGCTCCCACCAGGTCACTGGCCTACACCATTGGACAAATACCCTGCTTCTCCATGGCTCTGAAGATTTTGATCAACCTTGCCTCCTACTGGTGACAGGCAGGAGCATGGAGCATTCCCAGATGGTGTTCAGCATGCTGAGAGGAATGTCTAGgctccttcagctcctcctttGATGTCTGAGTACTTGACTGATGAGTCAAACACTAAACTCAAAGACCTTTCCAACAGGTTACAGGACCCACTTCATGATTATGCTGGGAGTTTTGTATGTGATTGTATCTTGCAGGCTGGACGTTGATGCTTTCTATGTTTCAATAGAGACCTCAATTCACATTTGAGTGTACAACctagaaagaggccattcagcccaccagtCTGCTAGGCATCAAGTACCCAAGTAGTCCATTTTCCAGTTATCAGCTTGCTGTTTCAGGTGTTTATCTAAACTTTGAGGGCATCTCTGCCTTCATCTCCCCTCAGTTGGTGTGCTCCAGAATTCAACCACCCTGCAGGTGGCAAAGGTTTTCTTCAAGAgtagtcagacagcatcttttcCCAAGGTTGAACTGTGTTTAAGGCGAGAGGGGATAATTTTAAACGAGTTgttagaggcaagttttttttacacaggatgaggtgggtgcttggaatgcactgcttggggTGCTGGTAtagccagatacattagggatgtttAAAAAATGTATAGATAGGCACCTGAAAGCAagtgagaatggagggatatgaaaactgtgtaggcaggagggattagtttagttgaccATTTGGCTATATATTTATTaggctcagcacaacattgttccTATCccgtactgttctatattcatcTTCAAGGTCCTCTCTATGCCTCCTTGCCCTAAACCAATGACCTGGTGATAAAGGCCGCAGCTCAGGGAAATAGTCCTCACCATCCTGTCCATAACCCTGATAAATGTTCATCCGTCCAACAAATCCCAACCACCTGTCTCTTCCAccctgaggagggaaaaaaaacaaacacaaccTAGCCGGTGAAAGTCTAAACGAaggctgtggatgctggaaatctggagcagaatcagaaaatgctggaaaatactcagcaggttaggctgcatctgtgggaagagaaacagtgtcaatgtttcagattgatCGTGCTGGGTTTTGATGAAGGTACCCATCGGAAATGTTAACTGCTTCTCTCACTACTGCCTCCTCCCAGCCAACCCCGTCTGTCCTCGTAACTGTAAGATTCCATCGCTGGCAACTTCTACTGGATCTCCAGTGCAGCTACTTCTTGGGGTTCTGGGTAGCAAGGATATTTTTATATAACCTTTTACCTTCAAAAAAATAAGTGCACATTTTTGCTGTTTTCTCAGAGGTGGAGAAGTTTAAGGAGGATTTATAAATCTCGGTGAGCAACTAGCTGAAGACGCGGGGCAGTTGATACATACTGGGCAATAGGAGAATCTAAATAAGTGGATATTTAACCCTCCCACTTTGGTTTCATAGTTTATTTTCTTGATATGGCTGTCCAACTCAATGGAGATCACGCCCCGTTGTAGCACAGCCCACAGGAACCTGAACTGGGAATCCCAGATAATCTGGAAAAAAGAAACAATGGAGCTGTTTTAGTCAACAACTTTAATGTTTCCTGATTCCTAAAGATAGTAACACAAGAGCTGGGTGGAATTAGCACCAAAAAACCTAGTAAATTGGTTCTTTCCAGCCCAGCAGGAAATAAGTTCACTTGTAGTCACGACAGGCACCGCAGTCACTGTGTTTCAACTGTATTCAGCTAATGTTATTATGTTATTGACTTTTTGATAAACACATTGTCTCTGTGTCATTCCAGAAATATTTgatattatttattgttattaatatgTATTAGCAAAGGTTGACTATAAAATGTAAGATTGTATTATTATGTTTTAATGATTAATAAATTAAGTTTTGGAAACTATTGACCACTTGTTTCATTGCTGCTGGTATTCAGTGCTGGGCCCAACATTTTTAGAAGGGTGTTTAGGTCCCAGAAAGATAAActctgtggccattttattaggtacacttgtacacctgcctGTTAATGTAAGTATCTAataagccaatcatgtggcagtagctcagtgcataaaaacatgcagacatggttaaaaggttcagttgttattcaaaccaaacatcagaatggggaagaaatgtgatctaagtgacttagaccgtggaatgattgttggtgtcagatggggtggtttgagtatctcagaaattgctagtcccctgggattttcacatgcaccagcctctagagtttacagaagatGGTTCAAAGaacaaacaaaaacatccagtgac
It includes:
- the LOC140719638 gene encoding prostaglandin E synthase-like yields the protein MSLEAEPLQQSSAKMILNLQNEAFCSYVFYSVLLLLKMFAVAILTGQLRLRKKAFANPEDSLRHGGLKFCRTDANVERCRRAHRNDMECIYPFLFLGVMYCLLEPSPSIARIHFRIFFLARAVHSVAYLFALKAPTRSLAYTIGQIPCFSMALKILINLASYW